The nucleotide window CGGGTTGATTTTTCCTTGTATATGCTTCATATATTccttttaattcattttttctaTTCTGAGTTTACCTTTGTCTATATGCCTTCATTGCGTTAATGTCTTTCATAGTTTCAATCATATGATTTTTGTCTTTTTGGTTCTTCTGCATAGAGATTTTCTCTGCAACATCGGTGGTTCGCCCGCGAGCAGATGTGGCATATTGCATTCATGCCCTGGGCAAGAGATTGTCCAAGACACGGAGTTGGATTGTAATGctcttattttctcttcttcttcttcttcttcttgttctttctttcattGTTCATAATTGACTCGGTAAATGCATTTCCAGAACCTTGAAAGTAGGAAAAATGAAATATTGTTTTTAGCAGTAGTACTACTAAAGCATAGCATGAATACGAGTCAATTGCAAAGATGCTATAATCATTGATGTATTTACTAAATGAAGCCAGAGATTAGTTTTTTATAAGTCTAGAAAATCACTTACCTAGTTTATAATGAATTGACAATGTACAGGTTGCCATAAAGACATTGATAGTTATTCATAGGACATTGCGAGAGGGTGATCCTACCTTTCGAGAGGAGCTTCTGAACTATTCTCAGAGGGACATATGCTCCAAATTTCCAATTTTAAAGACGACTCAAGTCCCCTTGGTAAAATGCCTCTACCTTTTATGGCTGCATTTATATAACATGTCATGAACATTCCCTTCTTATACCGAAATCTACCTTGCAGCTTGGGATTGTTCTTCTTGGGTTAGGACATATGCGCTCTTTTTAGAAGAACGTCTAGAATGTTTCCGAGTTTTGAAATATGACATTGAGTCAGAGCGTTTGACCAAAACATCGCCAGGATCAACCAAGGTGCGGTGTTTGTTTATGCTTTCAATGCCGTAAAAACATATTAGTGTCTCATATTGAACTTTGTAAATTATATTTAGCATAAGAAAGATGCTATCTACTCTACCAGGTGCATAGTAGAACACGAATGTTGGGAGCTGATGAACTGTTGGAGCAGCTACCTGCACTGCAGCAACTTCTTTACCGTCTAGTTGGTTGCCAGGTAATAGCTGAGACAGAATAACTTATCCGGTTTTGTTCTTATAGCCAAATACTTTATTTTGCTGCAGTATTTGTTGTATCGAGTCATTGCCATTTCTTTTCTTAGGAGATTTCTAATTTTGCTCTCGTTTTTCAGCCTGAAGGAACAGCTTATAACAATTACCTCATACAATATGCCTTGGCTCTGGTATGCATGATACTGATCTCCATCTTTCTTTGTATCAGTGTTTATGTGTCGGCAGCCTTTTCACCAGTTAATTCTTGATTTTAACAATGTTCTTTTCATGTAGGTATTAAAAGAGAGCTTTAAAATATATTGTGCCATCAATGATGGAATCATAAATCTAGTAGATATGGTAAGAGCCTACTAGATTCTTATGCTTCATTTGCACGAAACCATTTGTCCTATGATACTTAAACTTTTGgttatttcaattttgaatctAAGTTACATGTTCCTGCAGTTTTTTGATATGCCAAGACACGATGCAGTTAAAGCTCTCAATATTTACAAAAGAGCCGGTCAACAGGTATGCAGTAATGCTTTGCTTATGAAGCAAATTGTATGAGTCATGACAGTATGTTGCACATTAATAAGTATTTACGTAAATTACTGGATTAGTTGGTCATGGAATTATGGATTTCCTTCAATTCTGTTTATTTCTTTGATTGAACTAATTCCTTTatgttttgttgttttgcagGCTGAGCATCTTGCTGAGTTTTATGAGTATTGCAAGGGTTTGGATCTTGCTAGAACTTTTCAGTTTCCAACACTGAGACAGGTTTCATGTTGCCTCATACTGGAATGTTTAAGTTGATACCACTCACTACATGGTCTCTGACAATCTTCTTCTCTATGTTAAACAGCCACCGCCGTCATTTCTTGCAACAATGGAAGAGTACATAAAAGAAGCGCCTCAGTCCGGTGCTGTTCAGAAGAGACTGGTGAGACAATGTCCCTAGGACTATGAATATTTGAGTGTTAGATATATATGTACATGACTGTCTAGACTCTAAGATGATTTTATGTGAACTAAAGATAATCAGATGGGCTCATTTTCTAGTTTCAAGTTTGTGATAATTTTGTTCTGACAATAGGAGTACCACGAGACAGAAGAGCGGCCTCAACAACCAGCGCCTCCACCTCCAGAGcctgaaaaaaaagaagaagaagaagaagaagaagaagaacaaaaagttGAGGAACCACCGGAAAAAGTTGAGGAAGAAACCCAACCAAAGGAGGAAGAGGTAGTTGAACCTCCTCCCTTGATCGAAACTGATCTCCTGGTAAGTTATCATATGCCAAAGccattcttgttttctttgatgTGGGGGTGTTTGAGTTCTGCATTTATGTtatcttgttcttttttctttgtccaGGGCCTAAATGAAATAAATCCAAGAGCTGCAGAAATTGAAGAAAGCAATGCTCTAGCTCTTGCTATAATTCCAAATGGTAGGCTCCAATGCTTGGTATTTAATTGAGGAAACTTGCCAAATGTGCACTGTGGAATTTGATGACTATTTTGCTTTGCAGGGACTGAACCACAATCTGGATCAAATTTGAATGATATCGGTGGGACTTCAGGTTGGGAGCTGGCCCTGGTAACCACACCAAGCACCAATACTGGCCCCGTGGTAGATAAAAAATTGGTTAGTCTTCTTTGCTTTCATATAGCTTATAATGCATGATTCGCTTTTGCTTTCAATGCAAGACTAACCAAGACATAGATACTGATGAGATATAATCTAGTTGTCCTAAGTCCTAACTATTAACGGAATCAATCTCACCCTTGGTAATATTTGATTGAACGTCTTTGATTAGACTTGAATACCAAACACACTTCCTTAAGAATCACAGATATATGGAATCTAAAATCTATCTTGGCATTATATTCAGTAAACACAAGATTACCTTCGGTAGTTGGAATGAATAAGGTCTAGTCATGACGCATGAGTAATTATTATTAACTATATATTGCATTTAGATACTAGTTGTATGCATGGCTGAATCAGCTCAAGTGAAATTTCGAGCCTGATTCACCACACTTTTTTATCGGTTAAcatcattttaatttatttctGCTTATGTGCATGGTTTGGACTTTGGGTCAGGCTGGTGGGTTTGACAAGCTATTACTCGATAGCTTGTATGAAGATGATGGTGCAAGGAGACAGCTACAACTCCAGAATGCAGGATATGGTTATGGCGCGACAAGCCTGCAAAATCCATTTGAACAAGCACAGCAGCAGCCTGTACATGATCCATTTGCAATGTCTAACAGCATAGCGCCTCCTACGAATGTGCAAATGGCACTAATGGCTCAACAACAACACCAAGTACACCAACAGCAACACCAAATGCAGCAACAgtatcaacaacaacagaacATGATGATGGTACCTCACCCATATTATTCTCAATATCAACAGGCGCAACAACCCGCAGGCCCTTCGAATCCATTTGGAGACCCTTTCAGCTTCCCTCCTCCTTCTTCTAGTGCAATGCCTAACCAAGGAAACCAACACCTACTGTAGAGGTCATTTAATTCATAATTTAATTCCAGTTCATTCTTTAATTCTTTGGAGTAGTGAGAGTTTGTTGATAAGCTCATTCTTTGTGTACTCCTGTATATTGTT belongs to Rosa chinensis cultivar Old Blush chromosome 4, RchiOBHm-V2, whole genome shotgun sequence and includes:
- the LOC112200637 gene encoding LOW QUALITY PROTEIN: putative clathrin assembly protein At5g57200 (The sequence of the model RefSeq protein was modified relative to this genomic sequence to represent the inferred CDS: inserted 1 base in 1 codon); amino-acid sequence: MGTFSGFRKAYGALKDSTKVGLIKVNSEFKDLDIATVKATSHVECPPKERHVRKIFSATSVVRPRADVAYCIHALGKRLSKTRSWIVAIKTLIVIHRTLREGDPTFREELLNYSQXGHMLQISNFKDDSSPLAWDCSSWVRTYALFLEERLECFRVLKYDIESERLTKTSPGSTKVHSRTRMLGADELLEQLPALQQLLYRLVGCQPEGTAYNNYLIQYALALVLKESFKIYCAINDGIINLVDMFFDMPRHDAVKALNIYKRAGQQAEHLAEFYEYCKGLDLARTFQFPTLRQPPPSFLATMEEYIKEAPQSGAVQKRLEYHETEERPQQPAPPPPEPEKKEEEEEEEEEQKVEEPPEKVEEETQPKEEEVVEPPPLIETDLLGLNEINPRAAEIEESNALALAIIPNGTEPQSGSNLNDIGGTSGWELALVTTPSTNTGPVVDKKLAGGFDKLLLDSLYEDDGARRQLQLQNAGYGYGATSLQNPFEQAQQQPVHDPFAMSNSIAPPTNVQMALMAQQQHQVHQQQHQMQQQYQQQQNMMMVPHPYYSQYQQAQQPAGPSNPFGDPFSFPPPSSSAMPNQGNQHLL